A region of the Porphyrobacter sp. YT40 genome:
CCTCCGCCACCGGTGCATCGGACGTCAACAACCTCGCCTATGCCGTCCGGCTCGGCCTGTGGGGTCCGGGAACCGCCTTCTCGAGCCGCGAGGACTTCATCAGCCAGATCCGCTCGGGCGGCATCGCGGCGATGGAACTGGTCTCGCGCGACCTGAAGGCACTCGGACTCTACCAGGCCCGCGCGCTCAGCTTCGCGGGTGTCGAATACGAGGTGCTGAAGCACGATCTGACGGACGACCAGATTCGTATCTACGACACCTATGCCGACGCGTGGGCGATCATTCACCAGAACATGGAAGAGGCGCTGGCGCTGACCAACGTGGTCGACGAGCTCGAGGGCGACACGCTCAACAGCGGCGCCAAGGCAGCTGCGCGCTCGAGGTTCGAAGGTGCCAAGCAGCGGTTCTTCAACCAGGTTCTGCTCTCGATGAAGCTGCCGACGCTGATCGCCGCCATCAACGATCATATTGACGACGACAAGGCGGTTGTCGTGCAGCTCGTCTCCACCGCCGAGAGCATCCTCGATCGTCGCCTCGACAGCCTCTCGCCCGAGGAGCGCGCCGAGCTGGACCTGGACCTGAGCCCGCGCGAAAACGTGATCGACTATCTCGAACGCGCGTTCCCGACCCAACAAATGCAGGTCTTCGTCGACGACACCGGCGAGGAACGCTCGATGCCGATGTTCGACGACGAGGGCCGACCGGTCCACAACGCACTCGCGGTCGAGAAAAAGCAGCGCCTGATCGAACATCTGTGCGCCTTGCCGCCGATCAAGCCGGCGCTCGACGGCATAATCGAGCACTACGGCACCGAGCGCGCGGCAGAAGTGACCGGTCGCACGAAGCGTCTCATCACCCAGAGCGACGGCAGCCAGAAGCTGGAAACACGCTCGGCGCGGACCAACCAGTCCGAAACCGACCACTTCATGGACGGTCGCAAGACCATCCTCGTTTTCAGCGACGCAGGCGGCACCGGCCGCTCCTACCACGCCAGCCTCGACGCCGAGAACCAGCGCCAGCGCGTCCACTTTCTGCTCGAGCCGGGTTGGCGCGCGGATCGCGCGATCCAGGGGCTGGGCCGCACGCACCGGACCCATCAGGCCGCGACGCCGCTCTTCCGCCCCGTGACCACCAACTGCAAGGGGGAGCTGCGCTTCACCAGTACGATCGCGCGGCGTCTCGACAGCCTCGGTGCGCTGACCCGGGGCCAGCGCCAGACCGGCGGACAGAACCTGTTCGATCCCGCAGACAATCTCGAAAGCGAATACGCCAAGGCAGCGCTCGTGACGTGGTTCGGACTGCTTGCCGAGGGCAAGCTTAACAGCGCCACCTTACTCGACTTTCAGAAGAGGAGCGGGCTCAAGATCGCGTCGGCCGACGGCATCCTCGAAGAGGACCTGCCGCCGATCCAGCGCTGGCTCAATCGCATCCTCGCGCTGCCGATCGCAATGCAGAACGCGATCTTCGAAGAGTTCCTCGCGCTCGTCGAGGCCAGGGTGTCGGCCGCGCGCGACGCCGGCACTCTCGATCTCGGAGTGGAGACAATCCAGGTGGAATCGGCCAGCGTCGCCGAGGATATCGTCCTCCGCACTGACGACCGCACTGGCGCCACCTCGCACCTTCTGAGGCTCGATCTTACCACCCGCTGTCAGCCGACCTCGCTCGAGCGGGTGCTCGAACGCCGGGAATGGTCGGACGGCTGCACCCTTATGCGGAACACGAAGAGCGACAAGGCGGCGCTTTGCGAACCGTCCAGGCACTTCATGACCGAGAAGGGCGAGCTCATCCAGCGGGTGATCCTGCACCGCCCGCTGCGCCGCGAGTACCACCAGCTGCGCGATCTCGAGGAAAGTGCATGGACTCCCTGCAGCGAAGCCGACTTCGCGCGTCTGTGGACTGCCGAGGCCGAAGACAGCGCGTCGCGCCTACACACCGAGACGGTCCACCTCGCGACCGGATTGCTGCTGCCGATCTGGTCGAACCTTCCGCGCGACTATCTCGAGGTCAACCGGATCGTCGATCTCGAAGGGCGCAGCTGGCTCGGCCGCATCGTCTACGACACCGATGTTGCCGACGTGCTGAAGGCCTTCGGAGCCAACTCGACGGCGGTGCTGACCGAGGACGCCGTGGTCAAGGCGCTGCGCGAAAACCGCAGCGTCACGATCGAACAGCCTTTCAGCGCGGTACTGAAGCGCTCGCGCGTCGCTGGCGAACTGCGCATCGAAATCGCAGGAGCACCCGCAGATCAGGTGGAATGGCTGAAGAGCATCGGGTGCTTCACCGAGATCATCGCCTACCGCACCAGGCTGTTCATCCCGAAGGACAACCCCGAACCCGTCGTCAAGGCGCTCCTGACGCCGCTCTGACGACTCGGGACAGCGGCAAGGGGAGGGGGAGGGGATGGGGTGGCCGGTAATTGGCCGGTCGGTCATCAGGAGTCAGACCAATGCAACTTATCCCGTTGAGCAAGCTCGACCAGAGCGAAGACAACGTCTGCAAGCGCCCCAATCCCGAATTCGAGGAACGCCTGTCCTTTGACATCGAGGCGCGGGGCGTGCTGCAGAACCTCATCGTCGCCAAGGCTAAGAAGCGCGGTCGTTTCGAGGTCATCGGTGGCGGCAAGCGGATGCGCGCCATGCACCGGATCGTCGAGCGCGGCGCGATGGACGCCGACTTCGAGGTTCCGTGCCTCGTCATCGACCGGCGCGAACACAACGCCAGCGAAGTCTCGCTTGCCGAGAACTTCCAGCGCCTGCAGATGACGCCGGCCGAGGAATGCCAGGCCTTCCAGCACTTCATCAAGGAAGACGGCGACACCGCCGCCGTCGCCAAGCGTTTCGGGCTGACCCAGCGGTTCGTCGAAG
Encoded here:
- a CDS encoding strawberry notch family protein translates to MTDLFEQSDDRLRAAITDVAQDIACGTLTKKYLFGAMETLHGCSSAQGVWTQRDAYDLLEAALTQHLRDAEKPTLATIASLSRLVETLPTHTVRSEDQIRFQQFSTPADLAALVAIAAQARQSDVLLEPSAGHGSLVSMLPPVAALHLNELDPKRRAKLALLFPKAQITGFDGAMLTSLADHALRPTLIVMNPPFSRSQGRGADALAAVRHLRAAIAKLPPGGRVVAIMPDWFTTSAKMLRIYEDTFANCTVHTSCRLARCYHKQGTSVAVRLFVVDKVPGNIKPSILARDTVEALAAEFRIVKRPEIAPPPSKAGPIAQRPKATSLFRAMRKTPRTAPQFERKVVSREIAPVVYTTLATPRALGTQAGVYVPYRPSRIDIAGSREHPTPLVESVAMGSIPAPVPDYTPRLHERIVSESQLSEAQLETVIYAGAAWGQYLPGKFKPNEEGVGLSLAEDGRAYRKGYFLGDGTGAGKGRQIAACILDNWLAGRRQAIWVSKNESLLEDARRDWSAIGGLPADIQPLSSWKIDEDLPFREGIVFVTYPTLRSQRQDATRLKQLLDWAGPDYEGVIAFDESHEMGGVAGGEGARGAKAGSLQGIAGVLLQNHLPDARVLYASATGASDVNNLAYAVRLGLWGPGTAFSSREDFISQIRSGGIAAMELVSRDLKALGLYQARALSFAGVEYEVLKHDLTDDQIRIYDTYADAWAIIHQNMEEALALTNVVDELEGDTLNSGAKAAARSRFEGAKQRFFNQVLLSMKLPTLIAAINDHIDDDKAVVVQLVSTAESILDRRLDSLSPEERAELDLDLSPRENVIDYLERAFPTQQMQVFVDDTGEERSMPMFDDEGRPVHNALAVEKKQRLIEHLCALPPIKPALDGIIEHYGTERAAEVTGRTKRLITQSDGSQKLETRSARTNQSETDHFMDGRKTILVFSDAGGTGRSYHASLDAENQRQRVHFLLEPGWRADRAIQGLGRTHRTHQAATPLFRPVTTNCKGELRFTSTIARRLDSLGALTRGQRQTGGQNLFDPADNLESEYAKAALVTWFGLLAEGKLNSATLLDFQKRSGLKIASADGILEEDLPPIQRWLNRILALPIAMQNAIFEEFLALVEARVSAARDAGTLDLGVETIQVESASVAEDIVLRTDDRTGATSHLLRLDLTTRCQPTSLERVLERREWSDGCTLMRNTKSDKAALCEPSRHFMTEKGELIQRVILHRPLRREYHQLRDLEESAWTPCSEADFARLWTAEAEDSASRLHTETVHLATGLLLPIWSNLPRDYLEVNRIVDLEGRSWLGRIVYDTDVADVLKAFGANSTAVLTEDAVVKALRENRSVTIEQPFSAVLKRSRVAGELRIEIAGAPADQVEWLKSIGCFTEIIAYRTRLFIPKDNPEPVVKALLTPL